A window of Campylobacter cuniculorum DSM 23162 = LMG 24588 contains these coding sequences:
- a CDS encoding peptidoglycan DD-metalloendopeptidase family protein, with product MIKDKFTITITDINGSRHFYLSQIIKKIALYIIIFVFLFLVLSGFYIKYLDGKVSELDEKKQELLEKTKELEITNEQMQKSVEEKAQQYSMIEDKIAAFEESLGLESENNISITQRLDNLELTNEQQSSILSQIPNGYPIVNKGITGNFGWREHPILKRREFHPGIDLKADVGTPVYAPANGVVEFAGYNENGYGYNVILLHNFGFKTVFAHMTRRDVVKAGQFVKKGDLIGYSGNTGLSTGPHLHYEVRFINKTLEPLYFLNLQRKNMNNFFNTERRVPWQSLIKAVSVQHQV from the coding sequence GTGATAAAAGATAAATTTACAATTACAATTACAGATATTAATGGTTCAAGACATTTTTATTTAAGTCAAATCATTAAAAAAATCGCACTTTATATCATTATTTTTGTTTTTTTATTTTTAGTTTTAAGTGGATTTTATATCAAATATCTTGACGGAAAAGTCAGTGAGCTTGATGAAAAAAAACAAGAGCTTCTTGAAAAAACCAAAGAACTTGAAATCACTAATGAGCAAATGCAAAAAAGCGTTGAAGAAAAAGCACAACAATACTCAATGATTGAAGATAAAATCGCCGCTTTTGAAGAATCTTTAGGTCTTGAAAGCGAAAATAATATTAGCATCACGCAAAGGCTTGATAATCTCGAGCTTACTAATGAACAACAAAGCTCCATACTCTCTCAAATTCCAAATGGCTATCCTATTGTTAATAAAGGCATTACGGGGAATTTTGGCTGGAGAGAGCATCCTATATTAAAACGAAGAGAATTTCATCCGGGCATTGATTTAAAAGCCGATGTAGGAACTCCTGTTTATGCTCCTGCAAACGGAGTGGTTGAATTTGCAGGATACAATGAAAACGGCTATGGTTATAATGTTATTTTACTCCATAATTTTGGTTTTAAAACCGTTTTTGCCCATATGACAAGAAGAGATGTCGTCAAAGCGGGACAATTTGTTAAAAAGGGAGATTTGATAGGATATTCCGGAAATACAGGACTTTCAACAGGTCCTCATTTGCATTATGAGGTTAGATTCATTAATAAAACCTTAGAACCTTTGTATTTTTTAAATTTACAAAGAAAAAATATGAATAATTTTTTTAATACAGAAAGGAGAGTTCCATGGCAATCTTTAATAAAGGCGGTGTCGGTTCAACACCAAGTTTAA
- the lptE gene encoding LPS assembly lipoprotein LptE, translating into MRNFVLFFVFFITACGYVPTSKIAATIFDEKIYVNVELNLQDPKNSIFVADTLREMISSKLGKKLALKHEASDVINVRMSNLEFLPLIYDKNGYVIKYKARLNLDFNVVFKNGTSENLSTRGSYNFDITPNSIITDNIRTQAIKNASSEAFDEFISIIAIKGHNNVEYQ; encoded by the coding sequence ATGAGAAATTTTGTTTTATTTTTTGTTTTTTTTATCACAGCCTGTGGTTATGTGCCCACTTCAAAAATTGCAGCTACGATTTTTGATGAGAAAATTTATGTCAATGTTGAGCTTAATCTTCAAGATCCTAAAAATAGCATTTTCGTCGCAGATACTTTAAGGGAGATGATTAGCTCTAAACTTGGAAAAAAACTTGCTTTAAAACATGAAGCAAGTGATGTGATTAATGTCAGAATGAGCAATCTTGAATTTTTGCCCCTTATTTATGATAAAAATGGCTATGTGATTAAATATAAGGCAAGATTAAATTTAGATTTTAATGTGGTTTTTAAAAATGGAACAAGTGAAAATTTAAGCACAAGGGGAAGTTATAATTTTGATATTACACCAAATAGCATAATTACCGATAATATAAGGACTCAAGCCATTAAAAATGCTTCGAGTGAAGCCTTTGATGAATTCATTTCTATCATTGCGATTAAAGGACACAATAATGTCGAATATCAATGA
- the yajC gene encoding preprotein translocase subunit YajC, which produces MEHSVLNSLIPLIVLVAIFYFLIIRPRQKQEKAHRNMIESLQKGDKIITNGGIICEVIKSESDFIKVKLNEENITAKISKDFVAKKIDA; this is translated from the coding sequence ATGGAACATTCAGTCTTAAACTCATTGATACCTCTTATTGTGCTTGTCGCAATTTTTTATTTTTTGATTATAAGACCCAGACAAAAACAAGAAAAAGCCCATAGAAATATGATTGAATCCCTGCAAAAAGGAGATAAAATCATCACAAATGGGGGAATCATTTGCGAGGTCATAAAATCTGAAAGTGATTTTATCAAAGTTAAGCTTAATGAAGAAAATATTACCGCAAAAATTTCAAAAGATTTTGTAGCAAAGAAGATTGATGCGTAA
- the leuS gene encoding leucine--tRNA ligase, giving the protein MAYEAKKIEKKWQEFWDKNQSFEPKEDYTLKKKYILSMFPYPSGRIHMGHVRNYTIGDALARYYRKNGYNVLHPIGFDSFGMPAENAAIKHKIHPKTWTYENIAYMKQELFSLGLSFSQKRILATSDPLYTKFEQEFFIKMFEKGLIYIKEAQVNWCEQDKTVLANEQVEDGRCWRCGHEVVQKKMPGYYVKITSYATELLDGLEALKDKWSAQVLTMQENWIGKSEGLEFSLFLDEESGMKTTAKKIEVFTTRADTLYGMSYIALAPEHEIVQHLLDNSHLSSEISSKIKAMQNQSQRERQSAEKEGYFLGIYAIHPLSGKKIPVWVANFVLIDYGNGAVMAVPAHDERDFEFAKKYNLKIIKVIEGQETNLNQAYTQKSGKLIQSAEFSGLDCNEARKKIMNYFEDNNLGQRVVNFKIRDWGVSRQRYWGAPIPMVKCEDCGIVSENLENLPITLPDDIEITGEGNPLDKHPTWKFCTCPKCGKQALRESDTLDTFFQSSWYFARFASDEKTWEQKAFDKKSVDYWLNVDQYIGGIEHAILHLLYARFFQKALRDLGYLRDSEPFCRLLTQGMVLKDGAKMSKSKGNVVDPDEIINRYGADTARLFILFAAPPAKELEWNDDALEGAYRFLCRFYERALNVRGKELLKIEQNSLNKEEKYARLKVYEALKKSEEVYTKNFAFNTLIAACMEALNALNVCKNEALEQEGFYILLNILEPIIPHICFELSEKLFECENFKKIELKDEVFIKESFNLAVSVNGKKRAQIEVLSEQSEDEILQQAKQSVKKWLENKKIVKEIYVKNKLVNLVIE; this is encoded by the coding sequence ATGGCTTATGAAGCAAAAAAAATAGAAAAAAAATGGCAAGAATTTTGGGATAAAAATCAAAGTTTTGAACCAAAAGAAGATTATACTTTAAAGAAAAAATACATACTTTCTATGTTTCCTTACCCTAGCGGACGCATACATATGGGACATGTAAGAAATTATACCATAGGCGATGCTTTAGCAAGGTATTATAGAAAAAATGGTTATAATGTCTTGCATCCTATAGGCTTTGATAGTTTTGGTATGCCTGCTGAAAATGCGGCAATTAAACATAAAATTCATCCTAAAACTTGGACCTATGAAAATATCGCTTATATGAAACAAGAATTATTTTCTTTGGGCTTGTCCTTTTCTCAAAAAAGAATTTTAGCAACTTCTGACCCTTTATACACGAAATTTGAACAAGAATTTTTCATTAAAATGTTTGAAAAAGGTTTGATTTATATCAAAGAGGCTCAAGTGAATTGGTGTGAGCAAGATAAAACTGTTTTAGCAAACGAACAGGTTGAGGATGGTAGATGTTGGCGTTGTGGGCATGAGGTTGTGCAAAAAAAAATGCCCGGGTATTATGTTAAAATCACTTCTTATGCAACAGAGCTTTTAGACGGGCTTGAAGCATTAAAAGACAAGTGGTCTGCGCAAGTTTTAACAATGCAAGAAAATTGGATAGGAAAAAGCGAGGGATTGGAATTTTCTCTTTTTTTAGATGAAGAAAGTGGTATGAAAACGACTGCAAAGAAAATTGAAGTTTTTACAACAAGAGCGGATACTCTTTATGGAATGAGTTATATAGCCTTAGCTCCTGAACATGAAATCGTGCAGCATTTGCTTGACAATTCTCATTTAAGCTCTGAAATTTCAAGCAAAATCAAAGCCATGCAAAATCAAAGCCAAAGAGAGAGACAAAGTGCGGAGAAAGAAGGGTATTTTTTAGGAATTTATGCCATCCATCCTTTAAGCGGGAAAAAAATTCCTGTTTGGGTTGCAAATTTTGTTTTGATTGATTATGGAAATGGTGCGGTGATGGCTGTGCCTGCTCATGATGAAAGGGATTTTGAATTTGCAAAAAAATACAATTTAAAAATCATCAAAGTGATAGAAGGTCAAGAAACAAATTTAAATCAAGCCTACACGCAAAAAAGTGGAAAATTGATTCAAAGTGCGGAATTTAGCGGTCTTGATTGTAATGAAGCCCGAAAAAAAATTATGAATTATTTTGAGGATAACAATTTAGGTCAAAGAGTTGTTAATTTTAAAATCAGAGATTGGGGCGTTTCAAGGCAAAGATATTGGGGAGCACCTATTCCTATGGTAAAATGTGAAGATTGTGGTATAGTGAGTGAGAACTTAGAAAATTTACCTATAACCCTACCCGATGATATTGAAATCACAGGCGAGGGAAATCCTTTGGATAAACACCCCACTTGGAAATTCTGCACTTGTCCAAAATGCGGAAAACAAGCCCTAAGAGAGAGTGATACTTTGGATACTTTTTTTCAAAGCTCTTGGTATTTTGCAAGATTTGCTAGTGATGAAAAGACTTGGGAGCAAAAGGCTTTTGATAAAAAAAGCGTGGATTATTGGCTCAATGTTGATCAGTATATTGGCGGGATAGAGCATGCAATCTTGCATTTACTCTATGCAAGATTTTTTCAAAAAGCTTTAAGAGATTTAGGATATTTAAGGGATAGTGAGCCTTTTTGCAGACTTTTAACTCAAGGAATGGTTTTAAAAGATGGGGCGAAGATGAGTAAATCTAAAGGAAATGTCGTTGATCCTGATGAGATTATCAATCGCTATGGAGCTGATACAGCAAGGCTCTTCATCCTTTTTGCTGCACCACCAGCTAAAGAACTTGAATGGAATGATGATGCCTTAGAAGGTGCTTATCGTTTCCTTTGCAGATTTTATGAGAGGGCTTTAAATGTTAGGGGTAAAGAGCTTTTAAAAATAGAACAAAATTCTTTAAACAAAGAGGAAAAATATGCGAGATTAAAAGTCTATGAAGCCCTTAAAAAATCAGAAGAAGTTTATACCAAAAATTTTGCTTTTAACACGCTTATTGCTGCTTGTATGGAGGCTTTAAATGCTTTAAATGTATGCAAAAATGAAGCCTTAGAGCAAGAGGGCTTTTATATACTTTTAAATATTTTAGAACCTATCATTCCACACATTTGTTTTGAATTGAGTGAAAAACTTTTTGAATGTGAAAATTTTAAAAAAATTGAGCTTAAAGATGAGGTTTTTATCAAAGAGAGTTTCAATTTAGCCGTTAGTGTTAATGGCAAAAAACGTGCCCAAATCGAAGTTTTAAGTGAGCAAAGTGAAGATGAAATTTTACAACAAGCCAAACAAAGTGTCAAAAAATGGCTTGAAAATAAAAAGATTGTCAAAGAAATTTATGTGAAAAATAAACTAGTGAATTTGGTGATTGAATGA
- the secD gene encoding protein translocase subunit SecD — MRNSKITYRLVIFVIVFIFGVVFSLPSLLQLEKGAKINLGLDLQGGLYMLLGVDNQEAIKSKIKSIASSLHYSINKENILVDKVLTNDQSIEFNLLDASDASKIEDLLKEIQGLDVQKNHLSYTISFTPEEIKNIENFALLQAVETIRNRLDQFGLAEPTVAKQGEDKILVELAGIKTKEDELRAKERITKAAHLQLMEVDDSKMSQASSMSESEAQSYGLVILSDAKNEALKYTLKSIPILDGSMLTDAKVGFSDTSNYPVINFTLNAEGAKKFGDYTGANVGKRLAIVLDNKVYSAPSINERIGGGSGQISGNFTQEEARDVAVALRSGALLAPVKLLEQRSIGPSLGSDSIKMSMIALIGASVFIVVFMALYYGVAGIFADIALLVNVLMIIALMAMFGATLTLPGMAGLVLTVGMAVDANVIINERIRELLREGMSIKASVENGYKNAMSAIVDSNITSLITSIALYAYGTGAVKGFAVTLGIGIVISMITAILGTRGMFDYFMPSMQKNNQTKFWFGYRKK, encoded by the coding sequence ATGCGTAATTCTAAAATCACCTATCGCCTCGTTATTTTTGTGATTGTATTTATTTTTGGTGTGGTGTTTTCTCTTCCTTCTCTTTTGCAATTAGAAAAAGGTGCAAAAATTAATCTCGGCTTGGATTTACAAGGTGGGCTTTATATGCTTTTAGGTGTGGATAATCAAGAGGCTATAAAATCAAAAATCAAATCCATAGCTTCGTCCTTGCATTATTCTATCAATAAAGAAAACATTCTTGTGGATAAAGTGCTAACAAATGATCAAAGCATAGAATTTAATCTGCTTGATGCAAGTGATGCTTCTAAGATTGAAGATTTGTTGAAAGAAATTCAAGGGCTTGATGTCCAAAAAAATCATTTATCTTATACAATTTCTTTCACTCCCGAAGAAATAAAAAATATAGAAAATTTCGCTCTTTTACAAGCTGTTGAAACCATTCGCAACCGACTTGATCAATTTGGTTTGGCTGAACCAACGGTTGCTAAACAAGGAGAGGATAAAATTTTAGTTGAATTAGCAGGCATTAAAACCAAAGAAGATGAACTAAGAGCAAAAGAAAGAATCACTAAGGCTGCCCATTTGCAATTAATGGAAGTTGATGATTCTAAAATGTCTCAAGCCTCGAGCATGAGTGAAAGTGAAGCACAAAGCTATGGTTTGGTGATTTTAAGCGACGCAAAAAATGAAGCCCTTAAATACACGCTTAAAAGCATTCCTATCTTAGATGGTTCTATGCTCACAGATGCTAAAGTTGGTTTTAGCGATACAAGTAATTATCCCGTGATTAACTTCACTCTTAATGCTGAAGGGGCAAAAAAATTTGGAGATTATACCGGAGCAAATGTTGGAAAACGTTTGGCTATCGTGCTTGATAATAAGGTTTATTCTGCTCCAAGCATTAATGAAAGAATAGGCGGTGGAAGTGGGCAAATTAGCGGAAATTTCACTCAAGAAGAAGCAAGGGATGTTGCTGTGGCTTTAAGGAGTGGAGCCTTGCTTGCTCCTGTGAAACTCTTAGAACAAAGAAGCATAGGACCTTCTTTAGGAAGTGATAGCATTAAAATGAGTATGATTGCTTTGATTGGTGCTTCTGTGTTTATCGTGGTTTTTATGGCTTTATATTATGGAGTGGCGGGAATTTTTGCGGATATTGCTTTGCTTGTTAATGTCTTGATGATTATTGCTTTAATGGCTATGTTTGGAGCGACTTTAACCTTGCCGGGTATGGCAGGACTTGTTTTAACCGTTGGTATGGCTGTTGATGCAAATGTGATTATCAATGAACGCATTAGAGAGCTTTTGCGTGAGGGTATGAGCATCAAAGCAAGTGTAGAAAACGGGTATAAAAATGCTATGAGTGCGATTGTGGATTCAAATATCACTTCTTTAATCACTTCTATTGCACTTTATGCTTATGGAACAGGGGCTGTCAAAGGTTTTGCAGTAACTTTGGGTATAGGTATAGTGATTTCGATGATTACTGCAATTTTAGGGACTCGCGGAATGTTTGATTATTTTATGCCTTCTATGCAAAAAAACAATCAAACAAAATTTTGGTTTGGTTATAGGAAAAAATAA
- the secF gene encoding protein translocase subunit SecF, whose protein sequence is MQFFSEKKIYDFMRMRFVAISLSFVLLLGSIFLLFDRGLQFGIDFSGGTLIQLKYKEKAPIAQIREILEQTGQFQNLSVTEFGSDEEVTIRFLGSNENLGNDSAEGISKLLKDTGEFELRRADVVGPKVGDELRNKGLMAIIVSLIAILIYIAFRFEWRFALAAILSEIHDVLITLGAICLFRIDVNLDTLAAVLTVLGYSLNDTIIIFDRIREGIKKSKETNLAPIINESVSATLSRTTLTSGLTLATVVILYFFGGSMIEGFSLSLIVGIVIGTLSSIFVASPTLLWFKFNVFDFRAKELEKMKRKQEKERNRAMYEKGAV, encoded by the coding sequence ATGCAGTTTTTTAGTGAAAAGAAAATTTATGATTTTATGAGAATGCGTTTTGTTGCCATTTCTCTTTCTTTTGTTTTGTTGTTGGGTTCGATTTTTTTATTGTTTGATAGAGGTTTGCAATTTGGCATTGATTTTAGTGGAGGCACTTTAATACAACTAAAATATAAAGAAAAAGCTCCTATAGCTCAAATTCGCGAAATTTTGGAGCAAACCGGTCAGTTTCAAAATTTATCTGTTACTGAATTTGGAAGCGATGAGGAAGTTACAATAAGATTCTTAGGAAGCAATGAAAATTTAGGAAACGATAGTGCAGAGGGTATCAGCAAACTTTTAAAAGATACGGGTGAATTTGAGTTAAGACGTGCCGATGTTGTGGGTCCAAAAGTCGGCGATGAACTAAGAAATAAAGGCTTAATGGCAATCATAGTATCTTTAATCGCCATACTCATTTACATTGCTTTTCGTTTTGAGTGGCGTTTTGCTCTAGCAGCCATTTTGAGTGAAATTCACGATGTTCTCATCACTTTAGGAGCGATTTGCTTGTTTAGGATTGATGTGAATTTAGATACTTTAGCAGCGGTTTTAACTGTGCTTGGGTATTCTTTAAATGATACGATTATTATTTTTGATAGGATTAGAGAGGGCATTAAAAAAAGTAAAGAAACAAATTTAGCTCCTATTATCAATGAAAGTGTTTCTGCAACTCTTTCAAGGACGACTTTAACTTCGGGGCTGACCTTAGCAACTGTTGTGATTTTATATTTTTTTGGTGGTTCTATGATAGAAGGTTTTTCTTTATCCTTAATTGTAGGTATTGTCATAGGGACTTTAAGCTCTATTTTTGTTGCAAGCCCTACTTTGCTTTGGTTTAAATTTAATGTCTTTGATTTTAGAGCCAAAGAGCTTGAAAAAATGAAAAGAAAACAAGAAAAAGAACGCAACCGAGCAATGTATGAAAAAGGTGCGGTTTAA
- a CDS encoding bactofilin family protein translates to MAIFNKGGVGSTPSLSTETTVISSGAKIEGKFYFSSMLHVDGELSGIIHSESIVVIGKNGNLKGELQADKVVVNGYFEGELDANSLEILAGGVVMGDISVNGLSIENGGKFRGTSKIKEENTVKLIENNPE, encoded by the coding sequence ATGGCAATCTTTAATAAAGGCGGTGTCGGTTCAACACCAAGTTTAAGCACAGAAACAACCGTAATTTCATCAGGGGCTAAAATAGAAGGAAAATTCTATTTTTCATCCATGCTTCATGTTGATGGAGAGCTTAGCGGGATTATACACTCTGAAAGTATAGTTGTTATCGGTAAAAATGGGAATTTAAAGGGCGAATTGCAAGCAGATAAAGTGGTTGTAAATGGCTATTTTGAAGGAGAGCTTGATGCGAATAGTCTTGAAATTTTAGCCGGTGGAGTGGTGATGGGAGATATTTCAGTTAATGGGCTTTCGATTGAAAATGGTGGAAAATTTAGAGGCACTTCTAAGATTAAAGAGGAGAATACGGTTAAACTCATTGAAAACAATCCAGAATAA
- a CDS encoding Mur ligase family protein, whose translation MTKVDEILAQKSLHYEKIDRFVAFRMFEKYKEQIALKPIIHIVGTNGKGSTGRFLAQLLENLAFKVGHYTSPHILNFKERFYLNHNIVSDELLDLTHEKLADIFKEDLKKISYFEYATFLAAVLFRDCDFVIFEAGLGGEYDATSVFERRLSIFTKIGYDHMHILGNKLEQIARTKLKTMAKKALISNEQEKIVLDLAQKIAWLKGADLRLNKTFEDEDLNKEFEKYALNYALPQFLKHNLSLALNACLLLNSKEEVLKALKELKNLNLAGRCQKISENLFIDVGHNEMAALALREYFKGQKIILVYNSYLDKEIFKILQILKPIIDTIRIYKYFNEDRKPANELIFKIAQELNLRCEMFKGIDLKEKTLVFGSFILVEKFLKEYCDKR comes from the coding sequence ATGACTAAAGTGGATGAAATTTTAGCACAAAAAAGCCTTCATTATGAAAAGATTGATCGCTTTGTGGCTTTTAGAATGTTTGAAAAATACAAAGAACAAATCGCTTTAAAACCCATCATTCATATTGTTGGAACAAATGGCAAAGGAAGCACCGGACGCTTTTTAGCTCAACTTTTAGAAAATTTGGCTTTTAAAGTCGGGCATTATACAAGTCCGCATATTTTAAATTTTAAAGAAAGATTTTATCTTAATCATAATATCGTAAGCGATGAGCTTTTAGACCTTACTCATGAGAAACTCGCGGACATTTTTAAAGAAGATTTAAAAAAAATTTCTTATTTTGAATACGCTACTTTTTTGGCTGCTGTGCTTTTTAGGGATTGTGATTTTGTTATATTTGAAGCAGGACTTGGCGGAGAATATGATGCAACTTCAGTTTTTGAAAGAAGATTGAGTATTTTTACAAAAATAGGTTATGACCATATGCATATCTTGGGAAACAAACTTGAACAAATTGCAAGAACAAAGCTTAAAACTATGGCAAAAAAGGCACTCATAAGCAATGAGCAAGAAAAAATTGTGCTTGATTTGGCACAAAAGATTGCTTGGTTAAAGGGAGCGGATTTAAGACTCAATAAAACTTTTGAAGATGAGGATTTAAACAAAGAATTTGAAAAATATGCTCTTAATTATGCTCTACCGCAATTTTTAAAGCACAATCTTTCTTTAGCCTTGAATGCTTGTTTGCTTTTAAATTCTAAAGAAGAAGTCCTTAAAGCTTTAAAAGAACTTAAAAATTTAAATTTGGCAGGAAGATGTCAAAAAATCAGCGAAAATCTTTTTATCGATGTTGGACATAATGAAATGGCAGCTTTGGCTTTAAGAGAATATTTTAAGGGACAAAAAATTATTTTAGTGTATAATTCTTACTTGGATAAAGAAATTTTTAAAATTTTACAAATATTAAAGCCTATAATTGATACAATTCGAATTTATAAATATTTTAATGAAGACAGAAAGCCGGCTAATGAGCTCATTTTTAAGATTGCTCAAGAGCTTAACCTACGGTGTGAAATGTTTAAAGGAATTGATTTAAAAGAAAAGACTTTGGTTTTTGGTTCTTTTATTTTGGTTGAAAAATTTTTAAAGGAGTATTGTGATAAAAGATAA